From a region of the Phragmites australis chromosome 21, lpPhrAust1.1, whole genome shotgun sequence genome:
- the LOC133903153 gene encoding uncharacterized protein LOC133903153 yields MVVLARSSAASGSATLLLLALLACAAAAAARGSSACDTAICGKGKCTEGPGWIPTFDYECNCDPGWSRASELVPFSPCIVPNCSINSACFNFSLPKRIPTDICDAVSCGAGGACEKGDGFFVYSCECQPGYVNLLNLTAFPCAKNCTFGKGCSALGLAPPENPKPVSPPSPAPPADHDSSGPSAPSSSTKGNATTSLGSTPHSHHAFVHCIETWSRLLILHTILETPRLISA; encoded by the exons ATGGTGGTGCTGGCGAGAAGCTCAGCAGCGTCCGGATCCGCGACGCTGCTGCTCCTGGCGCTTCTCGCctgcgccgctgccgccgccgccc GGGGCAGCTCGGCCTGCGACACGGCCATCTGCGGCAAGGGCAAGTGCACCGAGGGGCCGGGCTGGATCCCCACCTTCGACTACGAGTGCAACTGCGACCCCGGCTGGTCCCGTGCTTCCGAGCTCGTCCCCTTCTCGCCCTGCATCGTCCCCAACT GTTCCATCAATAGCGCGTGCTTCAACTTCAGCCTGCCCAAAAGGATACCCACTGACA TCTGCGACGCCGTGAGCTGCGGCGCGGGAGGCGCGtgcgagaagggcgacggctTCTTCGTCTACAGCTGCGAGTGCCAGCCGGGCTACGTCAACCTGCTCAACCTCACCGCGTTCCCCTGCGCCAAGAACT GTACCTTCGGCAAGGGCTGCTCCGCCCTGGGACTCGCCCCGCCGGAGAACCCCAAGCCGgtgtcgccgccgtcgccggcgccgcctgCTGATCACGACTCATCGGGGCCATCTGCTCCTTCCTCCAGCACAAAAGGCAATGCGACTACCTCACTAGGTTCAACTCCTCATTCGCATCACGCGTTCGTGCACTGCATCGAGACATGGAGTCGCTTACTAATCTTACACACGATTCTTGAAACCCCTCGTCTCATCTCTGCATAA
- the LOC133903876 gene encoding acireductone dioxygenase 4-like: MALEAWMVGEKGEDLDGPKELLPLSKLEEIGVLYWHLDPKKSESKEELTKIRKDRGYSYMDVIEICPDKLENYEEKVKNFFREHIHTDEEIRYCLEGSGYFDVRDKDDKWIRIWIKEGDMIILPAGIYHRFTVDSANYAKLMRLFIGEPVWTALNRPQDDNPVRQEYVKNVMGNTGFALAAH, encoded by the exons ATGGCTCTAGAG GCGTGGATGGTCGGGGAGAAGGGAGAGGACCTCGACGGCCCTAAGGAGCTCCTGCCCCTCTCCAAGCTCGAAG AGATTGGGGTGTTGTATTGGCATTTGGATCCTAAGAAATCTGAGAGCAAAGAAGAGCTCACAAAAATCCGCAAAGACAGAGGATACAGCTACATG GATGTCATTGAGATATGTCCTGACAAACTGGAAAATTATGAGGAGAAGGTGAAGAACTTCTTCCGTGAGCACATACATACTGACGAAGAGATCCGCTACTGCTTGGAGGGCAGCGGGTACTTTGATGTCCGTGACAAGGATGACAAGTGGATCAGGATTTGGATAAAAGAAGGGGATATGATCATCCTACCAGCTGGAATTTATCATCGGTTCACCGTCGACAGCGCCAACTATGCGAAG CTCATGAGGCTTTTCATCGGAGAGCCAGTCTGGACTGCATTGAACCGGCCTCAGGACGACAATCCTGTGAGGCAAGAGTATGTCAAAAATGTGATGGGGAACACTGGGTTTGCCCTTGCAGCACACTGA